A single genomic interval of Zobellia nedashkovskayae harbors:
- the gldD gene encoding gliding motility lipoprotein GldD — MYRYSWFLLMVFILAVGCNEEVLPKPKAQLRLEYGAPKQGELETDHFSFKYNTQANIKSKTKTSLVLGYPQMRGEIYINYKKVEDNVQKLLSDAQRLSYEHAVKADGIAEQPFVNEKNGVYGMFFEVSGNAASQAQFYVTDSTNHFVTGSLYFYTRPNYDSIYPAAAYLQNDIRGIMESLRWKK, encoded by the coding sequence ATGTACAGATATAGTTGGTTTCTTTTAATGGTTTTTATTTTGGCTGTTGGCTGTAATGAAGAAGTTTTGCCCAAGCCTAAAGCCCAGCTTAGACTAGAGTATGGTGCACCAAAACAGGGAGAGTTAGAGACCGATCACTTCTCTTTTAAATATAATACCCAAGCTAATATAAAAAGCAAAACAAAGACTTCACTAGTCTTAGGGTATCCTCAGATGAGGGGGGAAATTTACATCAACTATAAAAAGGTAGAGGACAATGTTCAAAAATTACTTTCTGATGCTCAAAGGTTAAGTTATGAGCATGCTGTAAAGGCTGACGGTATAGCGGAACAACCCTTTGTGAATGAGAAAAACGGAGTTTACGGTATGTTCTTTGAGGTTAGTGGCAATGCAGCCTCACAAGCGCAATTTTATGTTACTGATAGTACTAACCATTTTGTAACAGGCTCGTTGTATTTCTACACTAGGCCCAATTATGATTCCATTTATCCGGCGGCAGCCTATCTTCAAAATGATATTCGTGGGATTATGGAGAGCTTAAGATGGAAAAAGTAA
- a CDS encoding solute:sodium symporter family transporter has translation MLSIVSFVGFTLLVAVIAWYATRSTNENSADGYFLAGRSLGAITIAGSLLLTNLSAEQIVGLNGQAFTEGVLVMAWETLAAIAMIITAVFLLPRYMRGGITTIPQFVEDRFDHGTKAILTALFLSGYVIVVIPSVLYSGSLAFSTMFDLPSLLGLSDTATLWLCVWSIGTIGIIYAIFGGLKAVAVSDLINSIGLLIGGLLIPVFGLLAIGDGSIGDGISILWETHPEKFNVKGDVDASIPFGTIFTGMMLVQMFYWGTNQVILQRVFGAKNLKEGQKGVILAALVKFLIPIIVVLPGIIAWHIFEGKLDNPDQAYPKLVATVLPAAFTGLFAAVLFGAILSSFNSLLNSSATLFGFDLYRQYFKKTATEIETVKAGKVFGLVLGILGMCVAPLIANAPQGLFAWLQEANGCYSIPILTVIVIGFFTKRVPAIAAKIGVISGVVLYSISQFIIKPYFVDNALAEAAQNGITEAKALSVIQAEAYPHFLHVMAILFVLNIIIMLVIGKLYPRDTDYEPMTTDAVSVEPWKYAFIAGAAITALVLSTYLIF, from the coding sequence ATGCTCTCAATAGTTTCTTTTGTAGGTTTTACACTCTTAGTAGCCGTTATCGCTTGGTATGCTACAAGAAGTACCAATGAAAATTCTGCTGATGGCTATTTTCTTGCCGGTAGAAGTCTAGGAGCAATCACAATTGCTGGTTCGCTACTTTTGACCAATCTTTCTGCAGAACAGATTGTGGGGCTGAACGGACAAGCATTTACCGAAGGTGTTCTGGTAATGGCTTGGGAGACATTGGCGGCTATTGCGATGATTATAACTGCTGTATTCTTGCTTCCTAGATACATGAGAGGTGGTATAACAACAATTCCGCAATTTGTGGAAGATAGATTCGATCATGGTACAAAAGCCATTCTTACGGCTTTATTCTTGTCAGGTTATGTTATTGTGGTGATTCCTTCGGTACTGTATTCGGGTTCCTTGGCTTTTAGTACAATGTTTGATTTACCTAGTCTTCTTGGACTTTCTGATACGGCCACGCTGTGGCTCTGTGTTTGGAGTATAGGTACTATTGGTATTATATATGCAATTTTTGGCGGATTGAAGGCTGTTGCTGTTTCTGACCTTATCAACTCAATAGGACTTTTGATCGGTGGTCTTCTTATTCCTGTTTTTGGGTTGCTGGCCATTGGAGACGGTAGTATTGGCGATGGAATATCTATTTTATGGGAAACTCATCCTGAGAAATTCAACGTAAAAGGAGATGTAGATGCTTCTATTCCTTTTGGAACTATTTTTACAGGAATGATGCTTGTGCAGATGTTCTATTGGGGAACGAACCAAGTTATTTTACAGCGTGTTTTTGGAGCTAAAAATTTAAAGGAGGGGCAAAAAGGAGTAATACTAGCCGCTTTAGTGAAGTTTTTGATACCAATAATCGTAGTGCTACCAGGTATTATTGCTTGGCATATTTTTGAAGGTAAACTAGACAATCCTGATCAAGCCTACCCTAAATTGGTTGCCACAGTGCTTCCTGCAGCATTTACAGGTCTTTTTGCTGCGGTACTTTTTGGTGCCATTCTAAGTTCGTTCAATAGTTTATTAAATAGTAGTGCTACTTTATTCGGATTTGATCTTTATAGACAATATTTTAAAAAGACCGCTACTGAAATAGAAACAGTAAAGGCGGGTAAGGTGTTCGGTCTTGTACTTGGCATTTTAGGAATGTGCGTGGCACCGTTGATTGCGAATGCTCCACAAGGACTTTTTGCTTGGTTACAAGAAGCAAATGGTTGTTATAGTATTCCAATTCTAACCGTAATCGTTATTGGTTTCTTTACCAAACGCGTACCGGCAATAGCCGCTAAAATTGGGGTGATTTCAGGGGTTGTTCTGTATTCTATAAGTCAGTTTATTATCAAGCCCTATTTTGTAGATAATGCACTTGCTGAGGCTGCTCAGAATGGTATAACTGAAGCAAAGGCCTTGAGTGTGATACAGGCAGAAGCTTATCCACACTTTTTACATGTAATGGCTATTTTATTCGTTCTGAACATTATCATCATGTTGGTAATCGGAAAACTCTACCCAAGGGATACGGATTACGAACCTATGACTACGGATGCTGTTAGTGTTGAGCCATGGAAATATGCTTTTATAGCAGGGGCAGCTATCACAGCTTTGGTATTGAGCACGTATTTGATATTCTAA
- a CDS encoding gliding motility-associated protein GldE encodes MDPDPLSLVPYFMTLTGAFAFEITILVVLLMLSALISGAEVAFFGLSQTEVNEIAENKSVRGNIIIKLLERPKKLLATILIANNAINIGVVLLFSNIGNSLFANVELEWVRFLLEVVVATFLILMFGEILPKVYANRNRIAFAHLMSYPLNVLDFLFSPLSLPMRAGTLFLYNKLGKQKSSLSIDQLSQALELTSDGDTTKEEQKILQGIVTFGNTDTKQVMRPRIDIFAISEDMKFLEVVGEIKKHGYSRIPVFSENMDNVLGVLYVKDLLPYIDRKTFNWMTLIREPYFVPENKKLDDLLLEFQEKKNHLAVVVDEYGGTSGIVTLEDIIEEIVGDISDEFDDEDLIFSKLDDFNYVFDGKTALKDFYRVAKIENETEFEEQKGESETIAGFVLEIAGSFPKRGEVIVFNKYQFIVESLDKKRLKQIKITLPQDVQI; translated from the coding sequence TTGGACCCTGATCCCCTTAGCTTAGTACCTTACTTTATGACTTTAACAGGTGCATTTGCATTTGAAATCACAATTCTTGTTGTATTGTTAATGTTGTCTGCCTTAATATCGGGTGCGGAGGTGGCCTTCTTTGGGCTTTCGCAGACAGAGGTCAATGAAATTGCAGAAAATAAAAGCGTACGAGGTAATATAATTATTAAGCTTCTTGAACGGCCAAAAAAACTCTTGGCCACCATTCTTATAGCAAATAATGCTATTAATATTGGCGTTGTGCTACTCTTTAGTAATATAGGGAACTCGCTCTTTGCTAACGTAGAGTTGGAATGGGTTAGGTTTCTTTTGGAGGTGGTAGTAGCTACTTTTCTAATATTGATGTTTGGAGAGATTTTACCCAAAGTATACGCAAACCGAAATAGAATTGCATTTGCCCACTTAATGTCTTATCCGCTTAATGTGCTAGATTTTCTGTTCAGCCCTTTGAGTCTACCTATGAGAGCTGGTACTCTTTTTTTGTACAATAAATTGGGTAAACAAAAATCCAGTTTAAGTATAGATCAACTTTCCCAAGCTTTAGAATTAACCTCAGATGGCGATACTACCAAAGAAGAACAAAAAATTCTGCAAGGTATAGTTACGTTTGGTAACACGGATACAAAACAGGTCATGCGCCCTCGTATAGATATATTTGCGATTAGTGAAGACATGAAGTTTCTAGAGGTGGTAGGTGAAATTAAAAAGCATGGCTATTCTAGAATTCCGGTTTTTTCAGAGAACATGGACAATGTTCTTGGAGTGCTCTACGTTAAAGATTTGTTGCCTTATATAGACAGGAAGACCTTTAATTGGATGACACTAATTCGGGAGCCATATTTTGTTCCAGAGAATAAAAAGCTTGACGATTTGTTGTTGGAATTTCAGGAAAAGAAGAATCATTTGGCAGTAGTGGTAGATGAATATGGTGGTACTTCTGGTATTGTTACTTTAGAGGATATTATAGAGGAAATAGTTGGAGATATAAGTGATGAATTTGATGATGAAGACCTTATATTTTCAAAATTAGATGATTTTAATTACGTTTTTGACGGTAAGACCGCGTTGAAGGATTTCTATAGAGTCGCAAAAATTGAAAACGAAACCGAATTTGAGGAACAAAAGGGGGAATCCGAGACCATTGCTGGTTTTGTTCTTGAGATAGCAGGAAGTTTCCCAAAGAGAGGTGAAGTGATTGTATTTAATAAATATCAGTTCATAGTAGAAAGCTTAGACAAAAAGAGGTTGAAGCAAATTAAAATAACGTTGCCCCAGGATGTACAGATATAG
- a CDS encoding sugar O-acetyltransferase, with translation MTEKEKMINGLPYNPHDRELVRGRLNARRLMREIEAIPMDKERQRKHFFKELFGETGKNFYIENRFTCDYGFNIYWGENSYANFDCIILDAAPVYIGKNVMIAPGVRLLTATHPLEFEARNSGIEYAKPIYIGDNVWIGGGVIVNPGVTIGDNSVIGSGSVVVKDIPENVVAVGNPCRVLKKIDN, from the coding sequence ATGACGGAAAAAGAAAAAATGATTAATGGGCTGCCCTACAATCCACATGATAGGGAGTTGGTAAGAGGTAGGTTAAACGCAAGAAGATTAATGCGTGAAATTGAGGCTATACCAATGGATAAGGAACGGCAGCGTAAGCATTTTTTTAAAGAGCTTTTTGGCGAAACTGGTAAGAATTTCTACATCGAAAATCGTTTTACATGCGATTATGGCTTCAATATTTATTGGGGAGAAAATTCATATGCTAACTTTGATTGTATTATTTTGGATGCCGCGCCGGTTTACATAGGTAAAAATGTGATGATAGCGCCGGGAGTAAGGTTACTCACTGCTACCCACCCTTTGGAATTTGAAGCCCGTAATTCAGGAATTGAATATGCAAAACCAATTTATATTGGAGACAATGTTTGGATTGGTGGAGGTGTAATTGTAAATCCGGGTGTTACCATAGGTGATAACAGTGTCATTGGTTCAGGTAGTGTAGTCGTTAAAGATATTCCTGAAAATGTGGTAGCTGTAGGCAATCCGTGCCGCGTATTAAAGAAAATTGATAACTGA
- a CDS encoding phosphatase PAP2 family protein gives MKKTITLLFIFLTIGTYAQDSIVAPTEKRWDMFKYDFVNMFKGVGYSYARPLHWKGQQWAQLGGVVAGTGAVYLFDEQSSEFIQRQKESVPHIIREYGELYGSPENNYLATSGVYIAGLITKNEKLRRTGVLLIASATSSGFLQQVLKSVVGRARPVAEKGKDTFDPFNSNRNYHSFPSGHALLAFTNAYAIGKQFKSPWIKAGVYTLGAIPGISRIWDGQHYLSDFVFAVAISVATVESIDRYLDKKYDEKYNDQAKKTSWNLNFGPGTLGVVVQF, from the coding sequence ATGAAAAAGACCATAACCTTACTCTTTATTTTCCTTACAATTGGCACATACGCTCAAGACTCTATTGTAGCACCTACCGAAAAAAGATGGGACATGTTTAAATACGACTTTGTAAATATGTTTAAAGGTGTGGGGTACTCCTATGCAAGACCACTTCATTGGAAAGGGCAGCAATGGGCGCAACTGGGCGGTGTGGTAGCGGGTACGGGAGCAGTTTATCTTTTTGATGAACAAAGCTCTGAGTTTATTCAAAGACAAAAAGAAAGTGTACCCCATATTATTCGTGAATATGGTGAACTTTATGGTAGCCCAGAAAATAATTATTTAGCAACATCAGGTGTTTATATAGCCGGACTGATTACCAAGAATGAAAAACTTCGCCGTACAGGTGTTCTTCTAATCGCATCTGCAACTTCTTCAGGTTTTTTACAACAAGTTTTAAAGTCTGTTGTAGGTCGTGCCAGGCCAGTTGCGGAAAAAGGGAAAGATACATTTGACCCTTTCAATTCAAACCGAAACTATCATTCTTTTCCATCTGGGCACGCATTATTGGCATTTACCAATGCCTATGCTATTGGTAAGCAATTTAAAAGTCCGTGGATAAAAGCAGGTGTTTACACTTTGGGAGCTATCCCCGGAATTTCACGTATTTGGGATGGTCAGCACTATTTAAGTGACTTTGTTTTTGCGGTTGCAATTAGCGTAGCTACCGTAGAATCTATTGACAGATACCTTGATAAAAAATACGACGAAAAATACAACGACCAAGCTAAAAAGACGAGTTGGAACCTCAACTTTGGCCCCGGAACATTGGGTGTTGTTGTTCAGTTTTAA
- a CDS encoding GntR family transcriptional regulator — protein MSLLHIIHRLKEVNSLTKHEQLVHGVIEALDSGELSVGDKLPSINKMVSDIGYARKTIVKAYEELKERGLVESKKLKGYFIISDETKVTLRIALLLFSFQRFQEDFYNTFRKELGERYQIDVFFHHNNVAIFETIFNNIRGKYGMYVVAPIPNSVIRPLLESIEPQKLLIVDRYLSMPEEYSYIAQEFEATTFDKLIELLPHIQKYKKIVLFFAENKDYPRGILMAFHRFVADYGLNGVVLEDYVEGSLEKETVYFFINDTSLWELLKDCHNSGLVVGEDVGVLSHNDHIIKEIAFGGITTISTDFKDMATMAAHHVKNNMVSQTIVTSKLFKRNSL, from the coding sequence ATGTCGTTACTCCATATAATCCATCGACTAAAAGAAGTAAATAGTTTAACAAAGCACGAACAATTGGTGCACGGTGTAATTGAAGCTTTGGACTCCGGGGAGCTTTCTGTTGGAGACAAATTACCATCAATAAATAAAATGGTAAGTGATATAGGTTATGCACGAAAGACAATCGTTAAAGCATACGAGGAGTTAAAGGAGAGAGGCTTAGTAGAGTCAAAAAAGTTGAAAGGGTACTTTATCATTAGTGATGAAACGAAGGTAACATTAAGAATAGCTTTACTTTTATTCTCATTTCAACGTTTTCAAGAAGATTTTTATAATACGTTTCGGAAAGAGTTAGGAGAACGCTATCAAATAGATGTCTTTTTTCATCATAATAATGTTGCCATTTTTGAGACTATTTTTAATAATATCCGTGGTAAGTACGGAATGTATGTAGTAGCACCCATACCTAACTCGGTAATAAGACCACTCCTTGAATCTATTGAACCCCAAAAACTTTTGATTGTTGATAGGTATTTGTCCATGCCAGAGGAATATTCCTATATCGCGCAGGAATTTGAGGCAACTACTTTTGATAAGCTAATAGAGTTGCTTCCGCATATACAAAAGTATAAGAAGATAGTGCTTTTCTTTGCGGAGAATAAGGATTACCCAAGGGGAATTTTGATGGCATTTCATAGGTTCGTGGCTGATTATGGCTTAAACGGAGTTGTATTAGAGGACTATGTAGAGGGTTCACTAGAGAAAGAAACAGTCTATTTTTTTATAAACGATACCTCACTTTGGGAATTGCTTAAAGATTGTCATAATTCTGGGTTGGTAGTAGGGGAAGATGTGGGTGTTCTATCCCATAATGACCATATTATAAAAGAAATTGCCTTTGGAGGCATCACGACCATTTCTACAGATTTTAAAGATATGGCCACAATGGCTGCACATCACGTTAAAAACAATATGGTTTCTCAAACTATAGTTACATCAAAACTGTTTAAGCGCAATTCTTTGTAA
- a CDS encoding glycoside hydrolase family 36 protein, producing MIVKKTITANPEITIIGTEQSLVTSLKKVYDHAGTLVYDFEVSSDEQMVPKPITLQWKVPAINVKGVWKPTTDFNKRIQADWELDNMESRISIDSPVISLFGNSDENVLTFACSNAINKLEMNARLREEDNCFYCHITFFMEQHYPLKNFKAQIRLDNQNQHFSDSLRDVSSWWETFEQLKPAYVPEIAKKPLYSTWYQFHQNLEIPLLLEECRLAKDLGYEAIIIDDGWQTFDTNRGYDFTGDWQPDRIPEMAEFVKSVHETGMKVALWYSVPFCGEKSKAFKRFKGKYLTEDHRWAPVFDPRYPDVRQYLIDIYTNAAKDWNLDGFKLDFIDDFRFYKDTPTMLGSDADYASINGAVDRLLTDVKNALTEINPEIFIEFRQKYTGPAMRKYGNMFRAFDCPGDATMNRLRIADIRMLAGNTAVHSDMVTWHADEPLEIAALQVINTLFGVPQLSVMLSETPKEYLNMIGFYTKYWNENADVLMNGDFLPSKPLANYPTERVSKNGQLIIGVYDAWVTELNDAHKLIDILNGQIADQVIVRNTIDLGTYRCKIYDCQGSLIREDNVVFSKGVLEIEVPACGIIRAKKI from the coding sequence ATGATTGTAAAGAAGACCATTACAGCAAATCCCGAAATCACTATAATAGGAACGGAACAGAGTTTAGTAACATCCCTTAAGAAAGTATATGACCATGCAGGTACTCTGGTTTATGATTTTGAAGTTAGCAGTGATGAACAAATGGTTCCTAAACCAATTACACTGCAATGGAAGGTTCCTGCGATTAATGTAAAGGGAGTTTGGAAGCCTACAACAGATTTTAACAAACGTATTCAGGCAGATTGGGAGTTAGATAATATGGAATCTAGAATTTCTATTGATTCTCCTGTAATATCTCTTTTTGGAAATAGTGATGAGAATGTTTTAACCTTTGCTTGTTCCAACGCTATCAATAAATTGGAAATGAATGCACGTTTGCGTGAAGAAGACAATTGTTTTTATTGTCATATCACGTTTTTTATGGAGCAGCACTATCCTCTCAAAAATTTTAAAGCACAGATAAGATTGGATAATCAAAATCAGCATTTTTCTGATAGTCTCCGTGATGTGTCTTCCTGGTGGGAAACTTTTGAGCAGTTAAAACCGGCTTATGTTCCGGAAATCGCTAAAAAACCATTGTATTCTACCTGGTATCAGTTTCATCAAAACCTAGAAATACCCTTGCTTTTAGAGGAATGTAGATTAGCTAAGGATTTAGGTTACGAGGCAATTATTATTGATGATGGCTGGCAAACCTTTGACACAAATAGAGGTTATGATTTTACTGGCGATTGGCAGCCGGATCGTATTCCTGAAATGGCGGAATTCGTAAAAAGCGTACATGAAACGGGAATGAAAGTAGCCCTGTGGTATTCAGTGCCGTTCTGTGGCGAAAAATCAAAAGCCTTTAAACGTTTTAAAGGGAAATACTTAACAGAAGACCACAGATGGGCACCTGTTTTTGACCCACGTTATCCAGATGTAAGGCAATACCTAATCGATATTTATACAAATGCAGCTAAAGACTGGAATTTAGACGGTTTTAAACTAGACTTTATAGACGATTTTAGATTTTACAAAGACACACCTACTATGTTAGGGTCAGATGCAGATTACGCTTCTATTAACGGCGCTGTTGACCGTTTGTTGACAGACGTAAAAAATGCTTTAACAGAAATAAACCCCGAAATCTTTATCGAGTTCAGACAGAAATATACTGGACCGGCAATGCGTAAATATGGAAACATGTTCCGGGCTTTTGATTGCCCGGGAGATGCTACCATGAACCGATTGCGAATTGCAGATATACGTATGCTTGCGGGTAATACCGCTGTACATTCCGATATGGTTACTTGGCATGCAGATGAACCGTTAGAAATTGCGGCACTTCAAGTCATCAATACGCTTTTTGGTGTCCCTCAACTTTCGGTAATGTTAAGTGAAACTCCTAAGGAATATTTAAATATGATCGGGTTTTACACCAAGTACTGGAATGAAAATGCAGATGTTCTTATGAACGGTGATTTTCTTCCTTCTAAACCTCTTGCCAACTATCCCACAGAAAGGGTATCTAAGAATGGGCAGTTAATTATTGGTGTTTATGATGCTTGGGTTACTGAGCTTAATGATGCTCATAAACTTATAGATATCTTAAATGGTCAAATTGCAGATCAAGTTATCGTCCGAAATACTATAGATTTAGGAACTTACCGCTGTAAAATCTATGATTGCCAAGGAAGTTTGATAAGGGAAGATAATGTAGTATTTTCGAAAGGTGTACTAGAAATAGAGGTTCCCGCCTGTGGAATCATTAGAGCCAAGAAAATATAG
- a CDS encoding single-stranded DNA-binding protein has protein sequence MSGTLNKVMLIGHLGDEVKMHYFEGGGAIGRFPIATNETYTNKQTGERVTNTDWHNIVVRNKAAEICEKYLSKGDKVYVEGRLKNRQWQGEDGNTRYSTEVHVQDFTFLSTKKESMANQQSGGQKPQQNAASSASSSPKAAPLARPDQEDDLPF, from the coding sequence ATGAGCGGTACGTTAAATAAGGTAATGTTGATTGGCCATTTAGGTGATGAAGTCAAAATGCATTATTTTGAAGGAGGAGGGGCAATTGGTCGCTTTCCTATTGCTACTAATGAGACCTATACCAATAAACAAACCGGAGAGCGCGTTACCAATACAGATTGGCATAATATTGTTGTTAGAAACAAGGCAGCGGAAATATGCGAAAAGTATCTAAGTAAAGGCGATAAAGTTTATGTTGAGGGCCGTTTGAAAAACCGCCAATGGCAAGGTGAAGATGGCAACACACGTTACAGTACCGAAGTTCATGTACAGGATTTTACATTTCTTTCTACAAAGAAAGAAAGTATGGCAAACCAGCAATCTGGAGGGCAAAAGCCGCAACAAAATGCGGCTTCAAGTGCATCAAGTAGTCCTAAAGCTGCTCCATTAGCTCGTCCTGATCAGGAAGATGATCTTCCTTTCTAA
- a CDS encoding histone deacetylase family protein encodes MLKIAYHPIYKHSLPEGHRFPMLKYELLPKQLLHEGTCTLENFFEPEIPNDKYIVAVHDPEYFYDLLNIKIPSREARKIGFPLTEDLVERERIIADGTMQACLFAIINGIAMNIAGGTHHAYSDHGEAFCMLNDQAIGARFLQAQNLAKKILIVDFDVHQGNGTAEIFKNDNSVFTFSMHGASNYPFKKEQSDLDIALPKDTGDSDYLSLLRETLPKLISKEKPDFIFYLCGVDVIASDKLGTLGLSIEGCKERDAFVLETCNQLQIPVQCSMGGGYSPDIKTIVDAHANTFRLAQEIYF; translated from the coding sequence ATGCTCAAGATTGCGTATCACCCTATTTACAAACATTCCTTACCCGAAGGGCATAGGTTTCCAATGCTTAAGTACGAGTTGTTACCCAAACAGCTTTTACATGAAGGCACGTGTACGCTTGAAAACTTCTTTGAGCCAGAAATACCAAACGATAAATACATTGTTGCTGTTCACGATCCTGAATATTTCTATGATCTTTTAAATATAAAAATCCCATCTCGTGAGGCACGAAAAATAGGTTTTCCGCTGACTGAAGACTTAGTCGAACGCGAACGAATTATAGCAGATGGCACTATGCAAGCCTGTTTGTTCGCAATTATCAATGGTATAGCCATGAATATTGCCGGGGGCACTCATCATGCCTACTCAGACCATGGCGAAGCTTTTTGTATGCTAAACGATCAGGCAATTGGCGCACGTTTTTTACAGGCACAGAACTTGGCTAAAAAAATACTGATTGTAGATTTCGATGTGCACCAAGGGAACGGTACTGCAGAAATTTTTAAGAATGATAACTCTGTTTTTACATTTTCCATGCACGGCGCTAGTAATTATCCCTTTAAGAAAGAACAATCGGATTTAGACATTGCCCTCCCCAAAGACACTGGCGACAGTGATTATTTGTCCTTATTGAGGGAAACTTTACCTAAACTGATTTCCAAAGAAAAACCGGATTTCATCTTTTACCTTTGCGGTGTAGACGTTATTGCGTCGGACAAACTTGGCACTTTAGGGTTAAGTATTGAAGGTTGTAAAGAGCGGGATGCGTTTGTACTGGAAACTTGCAATCAGCTTCAAATACCAGTTCAATGTAGTATGGGCGGCGGCTACTCTCCGGATATCAAAACTATTGTTGACGCTCATGCCAATACCTTTCGTCTTGCTCAAGAAATCTATTTCTAA